A window of the Candidatus Zixiibacteriota bacterium genome harbors these coding sequences:
- a CDS encoding isochorismate synthase: MTWLAGRSSAPTIYWRDRDGWEYGAAGSACRIEGQGPDAIANVADEAVAFLRHRLVAEAAPLHRQMRFFGGFSFDPQTPPDDLWCDTGFSDALLVLPEALYIRRGLESHILLSIAIPPDASPAALPTELKRLNDRYWPESAPAQTSPMPPPLELLAATDDATDGERHRWHEAASGLLALIEGGALDKAVLSRRRRYNTSPAATCIDPWTVLRALRTKTPDCYQFSFRPRDSHAFVGASPERLLRLQGRRLDSECVAGTTGRGESADVDRELATALMSATKDRREHDLVVSGVHDTLGPLCRQLSLADQPELLVLATLQHLRTPVSAELNESVTLGDVLKHLHPTPSVGGWPRPEALRAIREAERSSRGWYAAPVGWIGADAAEFAVGIRSALIVDRAAWLFAGAGLVSGSDPEREWRETDSKLLAFLTALRS, encoded by the coding sequence TTGACTTGGCTGGCGGGCCGATCATCCGCGCCCACAATATACTGGCGCGATCGCGACGGTTGGGAATATGGGGCCGCGGGGAGCGCCTGCCGCATCGAGGGGCAGGGCCCTGATGCCATAGCCAATGTCGCCGATGAGGCCGTCGCCTTTCTGCGCCATCGGCTGGTCGCCGAAGCGGCTCCGCTGCACCGGCAGATGCGTTTCTTCGGCGGGTTCTCGTTCGACCCACAAACACCCCCCGACGATCTCTGGTGTGACACCGGGTTTTCCGATGCCCTGTTGGTTCTCCCCGAAGCTCTCTATATCCGCCGGGGCCTCGAATCGCATATCCTGCTTTCGATTGCCATTCCTCCTGACGCCAGTCCCGCGGCGCTACCCACGGAGTTGAAGCGACTCAACGACCGCTACTGGCCTGAATCGGCACCGGCACAAACCTCTCCCATGCCGCCGCCGCTCGAACTTCTCGCGGCGACGGACGATGCAACCGACGGCGAGCGTCATCGCTGGCACGAGGCAGCATCAGGCCTCCTGGCCCTTATTGAAGGCGGCGCCTTGGACAAGGCCGTGCTGTCGCGCCGCCGGCGCTACAATACCTCTCCCGCAGCGACCTGTATCGACCCGTGGACTGTGCTCCGGGCGCTGCGAACCAAGACTCCAGACTGCTATCAGTTCAGCTTCCGGCCGCGGGATTCACATGCATTCGTCGGTGCGTCGCCCGAGCGCCTCTTGCGACTCCAGGGGCGAAGACTGGACAGCGAGTGTGTCGCAGGCACGACGGGTCGGGGGGAAAGTGCCGACGTCGATCGTGAGTTGGCGACCGCGCTAATGTCAGCGACCAAGGATCGCCGGGAACATGATCTCGTCGTCAGCGGCGTGCACGACACCCTCGGTCCGCTCTGTCGGCAATTGTCTCTTGCCGACCAGCCGGAGTTACTCGTTCTGGCCACCCTCCAGCACTTGCGCACCCCGGTCTCCGCGGAACTGAACGAGAGCGTGACCCTCGGCGATGTCTTGAAGCATCTGCATCCGACTCCATCCGTCGGCGGCTGGCCGCGCCCAGAGGCCTTGCGGGCGATACGCGAAGCCGAACGGTCCTCACGCGGCTGGTACGCCGCTCCGGTGGGATGGATCGGCGCCGACGCTGCCGAATTCGCCGTCGGCATCCGTTCGGCGTTGATCGTGGACCGTGCTGCGTGGCTCTTCGCCGGAGCCGGGTTGGTCTCCG